One segment of Marvinbryantia formatexigens DSM 14469 DNA contains the following:
- a CDS encoding phage tail protein produces MINYYDGQIADIMPHNLMDAPASQAFSYAIREGTRLLHRYTQICYAYCSIDTAPDKVLDLLAKELRTQYYNDSLDINTKRSLVRNTLIWYMTAGTPAAVEELVTVAFGEGKVVEWFEYDGKPYWFKIRTSAILNQELVTYFWEMIKRVKNTRSHLEALEIERHTGNVVFAGCGTIAVYHPAPIIDGHKMQHKAMQTIFTGMTGTTGYYPAAIFDGHKAQRKISQNTHAGEAEMAKYYPAAILHA; encoded by the coding sequence ATGATTAATTATTATGATGGTCAAATTGCAGATATTATGCCTCATAATCTGATGGATGCTCCCGCTTCGCAAGCGTTTAGTTATGCTATCAGGGAAGGTACCAGACTCCTGCATAGATATACACAGATTTGCTATGCATACTGCAGTATAGATACTGCTCCGGACAAGGTTTTAGATTTATTAGCCAAGGAACTTAGAACCCAGTATTACAATGACAGCCTTGATATTAACACAAAACGGAGTCTTGTCCGCAATACCTTGATATGGTATATGACAGCCGGAACCCCGGCAGCCGTTGAAGAGTTAGTGACGGTGGCGTTCGGAGAAGGAAAGGTCGTAGAGTGGTTCGAGTATGATGGAAAACCATACTGGTTTAAAATAAGAACCAGTGCAATTTTAAACCAGGAGCTGGTGACATACTTTTGGGAAATGATCAAAAGGGTGAAAAATACAAGAAGCCATTTAGAGGCACTTGAAATTGAGCGACATACTGGAAATGTGGTGTTTGCTGGTTGCGGAACCATTGCAGTTTACCATCCGGCCCCGATTATTGACGGGCATAAAATGCAACATAAAGCTATGCAGACTATTTTCACAGGTATGACAGGGACAACGGGGTATTATCCAGCTGCAATTTTTGATGGGCATAAGGCACAACGGAAAATTTCACAAAATACTCATGCAGGTGAGGCAGAGATGGCAAAATATTATCCGGCTGCCATCCTGCATGCATAA
- a CDS encoding phage tail assembly protein, with amino-acid sequence MENLKDMKQQETAVKEPIAEVPEEQEENKYLIKFRKPFVWEDNTYTEIDLSGLEDMSARDMIQVQRTMERSGSINVLPEMSLEYACIFASKATKMPVEFFQAMPPKEAIKIKNKITNFFYGED; translated from the coding sequence ATGGAGAATTTAAAGGACATGAAGCAGCAGGAAACAGCGGTTAAGGAGCCCATAGCAGAGGTTCCGGAAGAGCAGGAGGAAAATAAGTATTTAATCAAGTTCCGCAAACCGTTTGTATGGGAGGATAACACCTATACAGAAATCGACTTGAGCGGTCTGGAGGATATGAGCGCCAGAGATATGATCCAGGTGCAGCGCACGATGGAGAGGTCCGGTAGTATTAATGTTTTGCCGGAAATGTCCTTAGAGTATGCCTGCATTTTCGCCAGCAAGGCCACGAAGATGCCGGTCGAGTTCTTCCAGGCAATGCCGCCGAAGGAAGCAATCAAGATTAAGAACAAGATTACAAATTTTTTCTACGGCGAGGATTAA
- a CDS encoding tail protein X, whose amino-acid sequence MARKETYTTVQGDTWDNIALQVYGDERHADYLMQSNYAFLETLVFSAGAVLSTPALPEEQDGDLPLWRTGEAGDIDPYDE is encoded by the coding sequence ATGGCCAGAAAGGAGACCTATACCACGGTCCAGGGAGACACCTGGGACAATATCGCCTTGCAGGTATACGGCGATGAAAGACATGCCGATTACTTGATGCAGAGCAATTACGCCTTTTTGGAAACCCTCGTTTTTTCCGCAGGAGCCGTCCTTAGTACCCCGGCGCTGCCGGAGGAACAGGACGGAGATCTGCCTTTATGGCGAACCGGGGAAGCCGGGGACATAGATCCATATGATGAATAG
- a CDS encoding phage tail protein, with the protein MAIGNLGKLITFETSDARILSFSNFKREVSGRWAVHSRIGKKPLRQFLGSDIDKVTFTIKVDARHGVKPRNTIDAIEKYVENGIPDILVIGGKKVGSNKMTISSVSETWDEIWNAGELIRASLDLTMEEYPE; encoded by the coding sequence ATGGCGATTGGGAACTTAGGAAAACTTATTACTTTTGAAACAAGTGATGCACGAATATTAAGTTTTTCGAACTTTAAGCGGGAAGTATCTGGCAGATGGGCCGTGCATTCGCGCATTGGGAAAAAGCCATTGCGTCAGTTCCTGGGGTCGGACATAGATAAAGTGACATTTACTATCAAGGTGGATGCGAGGCATGGCGTAAAACCCAGGAATACGATAGATGCTATCGAAAAATATGTAGAGAACGGTATCCCAGATATACTGGTAATCGGCGGCAAAAAGGTTGGCAGCAATAAAATGACAATCAGTAGTGTGAGCGAAACATGGGATGAAATATGGAATGCGGGCGAGCTTATAAGGGCTTCTTTGGATCTTACTATGGAGGAGTATCCGGAATAG
- a CDS encoding phage tail tape measure protein has translation MASSGKELELAIKIAGKVESSFTGALSAAAKEITSLTKTMTAATTAAAAAVGAIAVAAVNVGKEFESAMSQVQATMLIDTSTEEGAAAYATLEEAARECGRSTAFSATEAAEALNYLALAGYDADKAATALPTVLRLAGAGAMDLAAASDMVTDSMSALQIEATEENLNSFADQMAQTASKANTSVAQLGEAILTVGATGANLAGGTTELNTALGILADNGLKGAEGGTHLRNVILSLQSPTDKAAEALNNMGISVYDAKGNMRGLSDIFGDLNTAMASMTQAEKDNVIGTIFNKTDLTSANALLANCTDRWDELSVAIENSAGACEDMYGIQLDNLDGDIKILQSGLADLGISIYQDLNGPLRSMTQLATSMVGELSAAYSEGGLEGMVGAIGGCLSQAVDVIAGYVPQVVSMGVNLISSFVQGIADNAGALADVGAQALTVFIDGLFSLVPQVLLAGIDIVTEIVSGITSQLPTLVENGTQAITNFVNGITQRLPIIISTALTLVQTLVSSIGTNAPMLISAAVQLIGNLATGLVSMLPRLLQMGIQLILSLAQGILSNLPLVLQIGAQIIVSLVNGLVSMLPMIIQGGIQLIVSLLQGIIQNLPVIMQAAVQIVMALITGLFSAIPQLVAGMAQLLDAIIDTILSTDWLQIGKDMIAGIADGFISGFTKLVDNVKGLWSDFTGWLFGEGDNAAAAASGEGVATSYASGITSNSEAATAAANSMIASSFSATDYSAATASGTAGANAYTTGLTDGLAGYTFDTSSIGLDTSALTANLNTTGTESGSAFMTSLDSSIGAYTFDASSIGIDTSALTTNLQAAGMAGGEALTSGLTTSLAGVSVDTSGLVIDTTGLTTGFTTAGTAGAMALSTGISNNAATVTAAATTLATEVNTSLDAGWSTARSSAESAMSNLAATVTSKAQAAAQAVKSAFENMTITIPRPRIPVISVSTSSVSYGEGGNVSVPHFSVSWNALGGIFGEPTILNTANNGLQGVGEAGPEAVLPLDTLWSKMKSILSDAIKQSSGGGIIEALLQRLQGIGNGGGGGGFGPELAGAGGPNITYAPVYHLHGSATKEDAVQAEKMSQTEFNKMMKQWKRENDRTMF, from the coding sequence ATGGCAAGTAGCGGTAAAGAGCTTGAGCTTGCTATAAAAATAGCGGGAAAAGTAGAATCATCTTTTACGGGAGCCTTGAGTGCAGCCGCGAAGGAAATCACCAGCCTCACAAAGACCATGACCGCTGCAACTACCGCAGCTGCAGCAGCAGTCGGAGCAATAGCCGTCGCCGCCGTAAACGTCGGAAAAGAATTTGAAAGCGCCATGAGCCAGGTGCAGGCTACGATGCTTATAGACACTTCCACGGAAGAAGGAGCGGCAGCATACGCTACGCTGGAGGAAGCCGCCAGGGAATGTGGACGATCCACTGCTTTCTCGGCTACGGAGGCGGCCGAAGCACTAAATTATTTAGCCCTTGCGGGGTACGATGCTGATAAGGCAGCAACTGCGCTGCCTACGGTCTTGAGGCTTGCGGGAGCGGGCGCTATGGATCTAGCAGCGGCCAGTGATATGGTAACGGACAGTATGTCTGCCTTGCAAATTGAAGCTACGGAAGAGAACTTAAACAGCTTCGCCGACCAGATGGCTCAGACAGCATCAAAAGCAAATACTTCCGTGGCGCAGTTAGGTGAAGCGATTTTAACAGTCGGAGCTACCGGCGCCAATCTTGCAGGAGGCACGACAGAGTTAAATACCGCACTCGGCATTCTTGCCGACAACGGCTTAAAGGGAGCAGAAGGAGGAACACATTTAAGGAACGTTATTCTTTCTTTGCAGAGTCCAACGGATAAAGCGGCAGAAGCGCTGAATAATATGGGAATCAGCGTATACGACGCCAAGGGAAACATGAGAGGTCTCAGCGATATTTTTGGGGACTTAAATACAGCTATGGCCAGTATGACGCAGGCTGAAAAGGATAACGTAATAGGTACTATTTTCAATAAAACAGACCTTACATCAGCAAACGCCCTGCTGGCGAATTGCACCGACCGGTGGGACGAGTTGTCCGTAGCCATTGAGAACAGCGCCGGAGCTTGCGAAGATATGTATGGAATCCAGCTTGACAACCTGGATGGCGATATAAAAATCCTTCAGTCCGGGCTTGCCGATTTGGGGATCAGTATTTACCAGGATTTGAACGGGCCGCTACGCTCCATGACACAACTTGCAACGAGCATGGTCGGGGAATTATCCGCAGCTTATAGCGAAGGTGGCCTGGAAGGGATGGTCGGCGCTATTGGCGGCTGCCTTTCCCAGGCTGTAGACGTTATAGCGGGGTATGTTCCGCAGGTTGTTTCTATGGGCGTAAACCTTATAAGCAGCTTTGTCCAGGGAATAGCTGATAATGCGGGAGCACTTGCAGATGTAGGCGCCCAGGCATTGACTGTTTTTATAGACGGTCTTTTTTCGTTGGTTCCGCAGGTTTTACTTGCAGGAATTGACATTGTAACGGAGATTGTAAGCGGTATAACCAGTCAGCTTCCGACGCTGGTTGAAAACGGCACTCAGGCAATCACGAATTTTGTAAATGGAATAACACAGCGGCTACCCATTATTATCTCTACGGCGCTTACGTTGGTACAGACTTTAGTAAGCAGCATAGGGACCAATGCTCCGATGCTTATCTCGGCGGCGGTTCAGCTTATCGGTAATCTGGCAACAGGTCTTGTTTCAATGTTGCCCCGGTTATTACAGATGGGAATACAGCTTATTTTGAGTTTGGCGCAGGGAATTTTATCAAATCTGCCGTTAGTTCTGCAGATAGGCGCACAGATTATTGTAAGTCTCGTAAACGGTCTCGTTTCAATGCTGCCCATGATTATACAGGGTGGAATACAGTTAATTGTGAGTCTTCTGCAGGGCATTATTCAGAATTTGCCGGTCATTATGCAGGCGGCTGTACAAATTGTAATGGCTTTGATAACAGGCTTATTTTCTGCGATACCACAGCTTGTCGCGGGGATGGCACAGCTTCTGGATGCTATTATTGACACAATCCTTTCAACGGACTGGCTCCAGATCGGAAAGGATATGATAGCCGGAATTGCAGACGGTTTTATTTCCGGTTTTACAAAGCTGGTAGATAACGTAAAGGGATTGTGGTCTGATTTTACTGGCTGGCTGTTTGGAGAAGGAGACAACGCAGCAGCGGCAGCATCCGGCGAGGGGGTGGCCACCAGCTATGCGAGCGGCATTACTTCAAATTCAGAGGCAGCCACAGCAGCGGCAAATTCCATGATTGCGTCCAGCTTTTCAGCGACGGATTACTCGGCGGCAACGGCATCCGGAACGGCCGGAGCAAACGCTTATACGACCGGCCTTACGGATGGACTGGCTGGCTATACGTTTGATACTTCCAGTATTGGACTGGATACCAGCGCACTGACGGCCAATCTTAACACCACTGGCACGGAGAGCGGATCAGCCTTTATGACGAGCCTTGATAGCAGCATCGGAGCTTATACGTTTGACGCTTCCAGCATTGGAATTGATACAAGCGCATTGACGACCAACCTGCAGGCAGCCGGAATGGCCGGAGGAGAAGCACTTACTTCCGGTCTTACCACTTCGCTGGCAGGTGTGAGCGTGGATACATCCGGTCTTGTAATTGACACAACAGGGCTTACGACGGGCTTTACAACAGCCGGCACGGCAGGCGCGATGGCGCTGAGTACCGGAATCAGCAACAACGCCGCCACAGTTACAGCGGCTGCCACTACCCTGGCGACCGAGGTGAATACATCTTTAGACGCCGGATGGAGCACGGCCCGGAGCAGCGCAGAAAGCGCCATGAGCAACCTGGCCGCGACGGTTACGTCGAAAGCTCAAGCAGCGGCTCAGGCAGTAAAATCTGCATTTGAGAATATGACCATAACCATCCCACGGCCGCGCATCCCGGTGATTAGCGTTTCGACAAGCTCTGTTTCATACGGAGAAGGTGGAAATGTAAGTGTTCCGCATTTTTCAGTAAGCTGGAACGCCCTGGGTGGTATCTTCGGAGAACCGACGATACTAAATACCGCGAACAATGGTCTGCAGGGAGTGGGCGAAGCAGGGCCGGAGGCAGTTCTGCCACTTGATACCTTGTGGAGCAAAATGAAAAGCATTCTTTCCGATGCCATTAAACAGAGCAGCGGAGGCGGCATCATTGAAGCGCTGTTGCAGAGGTTACAGGGAATCGGAAACGGTGGCGGAGGCGGAGGCTTCGGACCGGAGCTTGCGGGAGCAGGCGGACCGAATATAACTTACGCGCCAGTCTATCATTTGCATGGCAGCGCGACGAAAGAGGATGCAGTCCAGGCGGAGAAGATGAGTCAGACAGAATTTAACAAAATGATGAAACAGTGGAAAAGGGAAAACGACAGAACCATGTTTTAA
- a CDS encoding phage late control D family protein, with protein MEVSTPRKAIVNVTYTPKGAKSIQTAEEIAKYIESFSYVDAATSQSDTMSLKVCNKDLRWADKWLPKKGDKIVAKINLYSWDAEGKDNTFTCGKFCCDDLTFSGPTLVCKIGGVSVPENQAFRATQRTKTWEKVTIQEIARKIAGRYNLTLFYDAKKIYIADMEQNKQTDCDFLNKLCEDYGLYIKVYYGKIVIYDIGDYESQKSVTTYSIDDFESWTYNTTLTSTYTGATIKYAKGDDDTELTFTVGSGKRILNINEKVDSLSDAQIKACARVNKENRNAITMSATIKANHKVAAGVCIEIKDAYNLNGKYFVDKVTHNIEADGAYTMNLDLHKVQARITK; from the coding sequence GTGGAAGTAAGCACACCAAGGAAAGCGATAGTAAATGTTACATATACCCCGAAGGGAGCAAAGTCTATTCAGACAGCAGAGGAAATAGCAAAATACATAGAAAGCTTTTCTTATGTTGATGCAGCCACCAGCCAGTCTGACACGATGAGCCTTAAGGTTTGCAATAAGGATCTTCGGTGGGCAGATAAATGGCTGCCGAAAAAGGGCGACAAGATAGTTGCAAAAATAAACTTATATAGCTGGGATGCTGAGGGAAAAGACAATACATTCACTTGCGGGAAATTCTGCTGTGATGATCTTACTTTTAGTGGACCGACACTTGTCTGTAAAATTGGGGGTGTATCTGTTCCGGAAAACCAGGCTTTCCGTGCGACACAGCGAACGAAAACATGGGAAAAGGTTACTATACAGGAAATTGCAAGAAAAATTGCCGGCCGGTATAACCTTACGCTGTTTTATGATGCAAAAAAAATATATATAGCTGATATGGAACAGAATAAGCAAACTGATTGCGACTTTTTGAATAAACTCTGCGAGGATTATGGGCTGTATATAAAAGTTTATTATGGGAAAATCGTAATTTATGACATTGGGGATTATGAATCTCAAAAATCCGTCACGACTTATAGTATAGATGACTTTGAATCATGGACTTATAATACGACGCTGACAAGTACATATACAGGAGCAACGATTAAATATGCCAAAGGTGATGACGATACAGAATTAACATTTACTGTAGGATCCGGAAAACGGATTTTAAATATTAACGAAAAGGTGGACAGCCTGTCCGACGCTCAGATAAAGGCCTGCGCGAGGGTAAATAAGGAAAACCGGAATGCAATTACAATGAGTGCAACAATCAAAGCAAATCATAAAGTAGCTGCAGGAGTATGCATCGAAATCAAAGATGCCTATAATCTTAACGGAAAATATTTTGTAGATAAAGTAACCCATAACATAGAAGCCGATGGGGCATATACCATGAATCTTGACCTGCACAAAGTGCAAGCCAGGATTACAAAGTAA
- a CDS encoding GPW/gp25 family protein, with protein sequence MAVVFVGFDYMNEEIVAEIKRNVTALLETPEGSCPGDRAYGISFDFVDMPINVAKNLAALSVIDKLEVYEPRVELKEITTETDLESGHLKNIYLIGPNKDYEETEADEE encoded by the coding sequence ATGGCAGTAGTATTTGTGGGATTTGACTATATGAATGAAGAAATTGTGGCTGAAATAAAACGTAATGTTACGGCACTCCTTGAAACGCCGGAAGGAAGCTGTCCTGGGGATCGGGCATATGGTATTTCATTTGATTTTGTTGATATGCCAATTAATGTAGCTAAAAACCTTGCAGCATTATCAGTTATTGATAAGCTGGAAGTTTACGAACCCAGAGTGGAATTAAAGGAGATTACAACAGAAACAGATCTTGAAAGCGGACACCTTAAAAATATTTATTTAATTGGGCCTAATAAAGATTATGAGGAAACAGAAGCTGATGAAGAGTGA
- a CDS encoding phage major tail tube protein, translating into MLATKINAYNVYNAGTRLVGLSDEVTLPDFEALTETISGPGFLGEIDEPLLGHFGASEIEIPFRTLNEEMFGLLAQGSAVNLTLRLSTQAIQESTMETDFMPSRVVIKGKSKGFTGGKVKQGNGTGSSAKIEILYILIEVNGKKKFELDKLNFVYKVNDADLLVKVRKQV; encoded by the coding sequence ATGTTAGCTACGAAAATTAACGCTTACAATGTTTACAACGCAGGCACCAGACTGGTCGGGCTTTCTGACGAAGTAACCCTGCCGGACTTTGAGGCGCTGACAGAAACAATCAGTGGTCCGGGTTTCCTGGGGGAGATTGATGAACCGCTTTTAGGGCATTTTGGGGCTTCAGAAATTGAAATCCCGTTTAGGACTTTAAACGAAGAAATGTTCGGACTTCTGGCCCAGGGAAGCGCCGTAAACCTTACCCTGCGGTTGAGTACGCAGGCGATCCAGGAGTCCACGATGGAGACCGATTTTATGCCGAGCCGGGTGGTTATTAAGGGTAAAAGTAAGGGATTTACGGGCGGTAAGGTAAAGCAGGGCAACGGCACCGGTTCCTCAGCGAAGATAGAGATTCTTTATATTTTGATTGAGGTAAACGGAAAAAAGAAATTTGAACTCGATAAACTGAATTTTGTTTACAAAGTAAACGATGCTGATCTTCTGGTGAAGGTAAGAAAGCAGGTGTAA
- a CDS encoding phage tail sheath family protein: MAYNHGVRVQENKTSLTTPRNGTAGLQVIIGVAPVNLAEDPYDATNKPKMAYSFAEASAAVGYCDDFENYNICESIDASFRVLNIAPIVLINVLDPRTHRKVLTEQTVVVTEGQAVVNTFGILADTLVVKTGDRTMTADTDYLITFDDEGMAVITLVDATGITELTVSGYVIDPTLITYQDIIGGYNVSTGEEKGMEVIRHVFPKLQLTPGLLVCPGWSKQPNVGAAIAAKCTGINGVFSCEAVVDLDTTEDSGARKYTDVLAVKQASGFVSEHLDVEWPCVRIGEKIYHASAIKAALIAYTDAGNDDVPSLSPSNKAVGISGLCLEDGTEVILDEQQANVVNSYGVCTFNNFSGWTTWGNNTAIYPASSDPKDRWLCCRRFFSWWGNSFILTYHERVDDSNNPRLIEAIVDDENVKGNSYVAQGKCAGAYIEWREDENTVNDIMAGKMRFLHHLAPWTPAEDILDVLEFDPELLEAAFTGGEA, encoded by the coding sequence ATGGCATACAATCATGGAGTAAGAGTCCAGGAAAACAAGACCAGCTTAACCACGCCGCGCAATGGTACGGCAGGGCTGCAGGTTATTATTGGCGTGGCGCCGGTAAACCTTGCAGAGGACCCCTACGATGCCACCAATAAGCCGAAAATGGCGTATAGCTTTGCAGAGGCAAGCGCGGCGGTAGGCTACTGTGACGATTTTGAAAACTATAATATTTGCGAATCTATCGACGCATCTTTCAGAGTTTTAAATATTGCGCCGATTGTACTTATTAATGTACTTGACCCCAGGACACATCGTAAAGTACTGACAGAACAGACAGTAGTGGTTACAGAAGGACAGGCTGTAGTAAACACTTTCGGAATTTTGGCTGATACGCTGGTCGTAAAGACCGGCGACCGAACCATGACGGCCGATACCGACTATCTGATAACTTTTGACGATGAAGGCATGGCGGTTATTACGCTGGTAGACGCGACCGGGATTACAGAGCTTACTGTTTCTGGCTACGTTATTGATCCTACGTTGATTACTTACCAGGACATCATTGGCGGATACAATGTAAGCACCGGAGAGGAAAAGGGGATGGAGGTTATCCGGCACGTTTTCCCGAAGCTGCAGCTTACTCCTGGTCTTCTGGTTTGCCCTGGATGGAGCAAGCAGCCTAACGTAGGTGCGGCTATTGCGGCAAAATGTACCGGAATTAACGGCGTATTTTCCTGCGAGGCGGTCGTAGACCTTGACACCACTGAGGACAGCGGAGCCCGTAAGTATACCGACGTTCTGGCTGTAAAACAGGCTTCAGGGTTTGTAAGCGAGCATCTGGACGTTGAATGGCCCTGCGTAAGGATTGGGGAGAAAATCTATCACGCCAGCGCCATAAAGGCTGCGCTGATTGCCTATACCGATGCAGGCAACGACGACGTGCCTTCATTGAGCCCTTCCAATAAGGCGGTGGGTATTTCCGGCCTTTGCCTTGAAGATGGAACGGAGGTTATTTTAGACGAGCAACAGGCTAATGTTGTGAACAGCTATGGTGTGTGCACGTTTAATAATTTCTCCGGATGGACCACCTGGGGAAATAATACGGCCATTTATCCGGCTTCCAGCGATCCGAAAGACCGTTGGCTTTGCTGCCGCCGCTTCTTTAGCTGGTGGGGAAACTCTTTTATTCTGACTTATCACGAGAGGGTGGACGATAGCAATAATCCGCGCTTGATTGAAGCCATCGTTGACGATGAAAACGTAAAGGGTAATTCCTATGTGGCCCAGGGTAAGTGTGCTGGAGCGTATATCGAATGGCGTGAGGACGAGAACACAGTCAACGATATTATGGCTGGAAAGATGCGCTTTTTGCATCACCTGGCACCCTGGACACCGGCAGAAGATATTCTGGATGTTCTGGAGTTTGATCCAGAGCTTTTGGAAGCAGCATTTACAGGAGGTGAAGCATAA
- a CDS encoding phage tail protein — MPQPFNNAIMTDHGAALLTKAQAGECRIEFTRIAVGDGIYSDEEKEPNILQKRSEMKSIRNAYALSSIGINNTYSVKMTAIISNQDPKTGDILVTEGYYINEMGLYAKEADNEKAPEILYSIAVVSDTVGDFMPPYNGFHPVQIIQDYYATVSNSAEITIKADSGAAALASDLEDLAKIVAELQKKTGTGRVRIGARDTQLEGGDTLFVVDGLPETFKAAAFSNVVFSATQPDAAEYWADMAIASGGETSGAADTSIINGGLAVSEGTDVPDGTVFLAKI, encoded by the coding sequence ATGCCGCAGCCATTTAATAATGCAATTATGACTGATCATGGAGCTGCGTTACTTACAAAAGCTCAGGCCGGGGAGTGCAGGATAGAATTTACACGTATTGCTGTTGGAGATGGAATCTATAGCGACGAAGAGAAAGAACCCAACATATTACAGAAGCGGAGTGAAATGAAGTCGATTCGTAATGCTTATGCACTTTCAAGTATTGGCATCAATAATACTTATAGTGTAAAAATGACAGCAATTATTTCAAATCAAGATCCGAAAACGGGAGATATTCTGGTTACAGAAGGGTATTACATCAACGAAATGGGGCTTTATGCGAAAGAGGCGGACAATGAAAAAGCTCCAGAAATACTTTATAGTATTGCAGTTGTTTCAGACACGGTTGGAGATTTCATGCCACCATACAATGGCTTTCATCCAGTACAAATTATACAGGATTATTATGCCACAGTAAGTAATTCCGCAGAAATTACGATAAAGGCAGACAGCGGGGCGGCAGCCCTCGCAAGTGACCTGGAAGACCTGGCGAAAATAGTTGCAGAATTACAGAAAAAGACCGGCACAGGAAGGGTGCGCATAGGTGCGCGCGATACCCAGCTGGAGGGCGGTGATACCCTGTTTGTGGTGGACGGCCTGCCGGAAACCTTTAAAGCGGCGGCATTTTCAAATGTGGTGTTCAGCGCCACACAGCCGGATGCGGCAGAATACTGGGCAGATATGGCGATTGCGTCCGGGGGAGAAACATCCGGTGCAGCAGATACATCCATTATCAATGGCGGACTGGCAGTGTCAGAAGGAACGGATGTTCCAGACGGCACTGTC
- a CDS encoding baseplate assembly protein, which translates to MSDLLESIKDLPDISFIDNLTLSDVQSLIINAFYSYYKEATGKRITLARADPYRIMMLSCAQIIYQGLQQVDKAGKMNFLKYAYGDYLRNLAALKNVTENEPERAIAQVCWKLSQAREAATPIPAGSRVTADYAVYFETGGYVEIPAGETEITIMMYCTEAGEQGNGYMPGELNTMVDPVPFIDSVTNIRTTSGGTGIETDQSIAERTFLAPSSYSTAGPDDAYIYHVKNYSSDIGDVVATSPTPGVVDIRFIMSDGSIPDDTLIAEMTEHLQQRGKRPLTDFVQVAAPEIVPYNADFTYYINTSDRASAMQIQLQVSDAVDKYLLWQNSGIGRDINPDELMAYLKKAGIKRAIIREPAFTVLTDTQVAQTARKNIVYGGLEND; encoded by the coding sequence GTGTCAGACTTACTAGAGAGTATAAAGGATTTACCGGACATTAGTTTTATTGATAATCTTACCTTATCGGATGTACAGTCTCTTATTATTAATGCTTTTTATAGTTATTATAAGGAGGCCACAGGCAAACGAATTACTCTGGCAAGGGCAGATCCATATCGCATTATGATGCTTTCCTGTGCCCAGATTATTTATCAAGGGCTGCAGCAGGTGGACAAGGCGGGGAAGATGAATTTTCTGAAATATGCTTATGGGGATTATCTCAGAAATTTAGCTGCGCTTAAGAATGTTACAGAGAATGAACCGGAGAGAGCTATTGCACAGGTTTGCTGGAAACTTTCTCAGGCAAGGGAAGCGGCAACACCTATCCCGGCTGGAAGCAGGGTTACAGCAGATTATGCAGTGTACTTTGAAACAGGGGGTTACGTTGAAATACCGGCTGGAGAAACTGAAATTACAATCATGATGTATTGTACTGAAGCGGGAGAACAGGGGAATGGTTATATGCCCGGAGAATTAAACACAATGGTTGACCCAGTACCGTTTATTGATAGTGTAACCAATATAAGGACTACGAGTGGGGGAACTGGGATAGAAACAGATCAGAGCATAGCGGAACGGACATTTCTGGCCCCGTCAAGCTATTCAACAGCCGGACCAGATGATGCGTATATATATCATGTGAAAAATTATAGCAGCGATATTGGCGATGTTGTAGCTACTTCGCCGACACCGGGTGTGGTAGATATACGCTTTATAATGAGTGACGGCTCTATTCCGGATGACACGCTCATTGCAGAGATGACAGAACATTTACAGCAACGGGGGAAACGTCCGCTTACGGATTTTGTGCAGGTGGCTGCTCCGGAAATAGTGCCTTATAATGCAGACTTTACATATTATATTAATACGAGTGACCGCGCTTCAGCCATGCAAATACAGCTGCAGGTGTCAGATGCTGTTGATAAATATTTGCTATGGCAGAACTCAGGAATAGGACGGGACATTAATCCGGATGAATTAATGGCTTATCTTAAAAAGGCAGGCATAAAACGTGCAATTATAAGGGAACCTGCATTTACTGTTTTAACAGATACACAGGTGGCTCAAACTGCCCGTAAGAATATTGTGTATGGAGGGCTTGAAAATGATTAA